A single genomic interval of Koleobacter methoxysyntrophicus harbors:
- a CDS encoding acyclic terpene utilization AtuA family protein has translation MKKELRIISPTGHLGFAPMKLESFKIGLKENPDYICADSGSDDIGPTPLGKDSQASPVKWQEHDLENILLACRELKIPMIIGSACDTGTNRGVDLYVSIIERLARKHGLSKFRLAYIYSQQSKEFILDRLKKGIEIKGLDGRPPLTEEDVKKTDNIVAVMGVHPIIEALNEGADVIICGRSSDVAIFAAPAIKEGFPKALSYYLGKVLECASFCAEPYMGKESVLGIITHEDVKVKALHPNARCTIASVAGHAMYERANPFYEYFVGGRLNMRNCRYEQYDEKTTRITGPVFEPAERYFVKLEGAGKVGERYFGIAGIRDPYTIKNLDKVIEWAKNEVRSEFGKEGYQLHFHVFGKNGVMEELEPIKHITPHEVGIVVEGVAPTEEMAESITITATRQIFYARLPEVKGTAGGCAYIIDEVLKGTPAYMWTMNHAMQVDDPMELFKVNMIEIG, from the coding sequence ATGAAAAAGGAACTGAGGATAATATCGCCAACGGGCCATTTAGGATTTGCCCCAATGAAGCTGGAAAGCTTCAAAATAGGATTAAAAGAAAACCCTGATTATATATGTGCGGATTCCGGGAGTGACGATATAGGGCCTACTCCCCTGGGGAAAGATAGTCAGGCCAGCCCGGTAAAATGGCAGGAACATGACCTGGAGAATATTCTGCTTGCATGCAGGGAATTGAAAATCCCGATGATAATCGGTTCTGCCTGTGATACCGGAACGAACAGGGGAGTGGACTTATATGTCAGCATTATAGAAAGGCTTGCACGCAAACACGGGCTATCGAAGTTTAGGCTTGCTTATATTTATTCACAGCAGAGCAAAGAGTTTATACTGGACAGATTAAAAAAAGGCATAGAAATTAAGGGTCTTGACGGCCGGCCGCCCCTTACGGAAGAGGATGTGAAAAAGACAGATAACATAGTAGCTGTAATGGGTGTTCATCCGATAATAGAAGCCCTGAATGAAGGCGCGGATGTAATTATTTGCGGCCGTTCCAGCGATGTGGCAATTTTCGCTGCGCCGGCAATAAAAGAAGGCTTTCCGAAGGCATTATCCTATTATTTGGGCAAGGTACTGGAATGCGCGTCATTCTGCGCCGAACCCTATATGGGTAAGGAAAGCGTTTTAGGCATTATTACCCATGAAGACGTTAAGGTCAAAGCGCTTCATCCTAACGCCCGTTGCACAATCGCTTCTGTTGCCGGTCATGCAATGTATGAAAGGGCAAATCCTTTTTATGAGTACTTTGTCGGCGGAAGGCTCAATATGCGGAACTGCAGATATGAGCAGTATGATGAAAAGACCACCAGAATAACGGGGCCTGTTTTTGAACCGGCAGAAAGATACTTTGTGAAGCTGGAAGGTGCCGGGAAGGTAGGTGAAAGGTATTTCGGGATAGCCGGGATCAGGGACCCGTATACAATTAAAAATCTCGACAAAGTCATTGAATGGGCGAAAAACGAGGTCAGGTCAGAATTTGGTAAAGAGGGATATCAGCTTCACTTCCACGTCTTCGGCAAAAATGGAGTCATGGAAGAATTGGAGCCCATAAAACATATAACACCTCATGAAGTAGGTATCGTAGTTGAAGGAGTTGCTCCGACTGAAGAAATGGCTGAAAGCATAACTATAACGGCAACAAGACAGATCTTTTATGCCAGACTGCCTGAAGTAAAAGGAACAGCAGGGGGGTGTGCGTATATAATAGATGAGGTTTTAAAGGGAACACCGGCTTATATGTGGACCATGAACCATGCTATGCAGGTGGATGATCCCATGGAATTGTTTAAAGTCAATATGATTGAAATAGGATGA
- a CDS encoding sigma-54-dependent transcriptional regulator, whose protein sequence is MPEAKVLLVDDEAKIREILKLVLEKEGYQVHTSKNGSEALSALENEYFDVMITDLKMPKMDGLELMREIKQKGIKVNVVFITAYADIKDAVEAIKLGAFDYLEKNFKMEELLSVIKEAVKEQKMIGENESLKKKLAEHDSFFGIIGESPKIKEIKDLIIKIANSQASVLLTGESGTGKEMFARAIHMCSKRKNKPFVAINCAALPQTLLESELFGYEKGAFTGALKQKKGKFEQANEGTIFLDEIGEMNIQTQSKLLRVLQEREYERVGGLETIKIDIRVITATNRDLEEAIKAGDFREDLYYRINVIPIHIPPLRERREDIPLLAEYFLKKFNVDYKKNIELISMEVIDIFMEYDWPGNIRELKNVIERAVAIAEPDVDILMPHHLRPQLICPKKEKDLLEIQDGLSLAEFEKYYIYNTLKKVNWNKSKAAQILGINRQTLYNKMRELSIENKKRECR, encoded by the coding sequence ATGCCGGAAGCCAAAGTACTTTTGGTAGATGATGAAGCAAAAATAAGGGAAATATTGAAATTAGTATTAGAAAAAGAAGGCTATCAGGTCCATACTTCAAAAAACGGTTCAGAGGCCCTGAGTGCTTTAGAAAATGAATATTTTGATGTAATGATAACAGATCTAAAAATGCCTAAAATGGATGGTTTGGAATTGATGAGAGAAATAAAACAAAAAGGGATAAAGGTGAATGTAGTCTTTATTACAGCATATGCCGATATTAAGGATGCTGTTGAAGCGATTAAACTGGGAGCATTTGATTATCTCGAGAAGAATTTCAAAATGGAAGAACTGCTTTCTGTGATAAAAGAAGCGGTTAAAGAACAAAAAATGATAGGTGAAAATGAAAGTTTAAAGAAAAAATTAGCAGAGCACGACTCATTTTTCGGCATAATAGGTGAAAGCCCAAAAATAAAAGAGATAAAGGACTTAATTATTAAAATAGCGAATAGTCAGGCATCGGTTCTCCTTACGGGAGAAAGCGGAACAGGTAAGGAAATGTTTGCCCGGGCAATACATATGTGCAGTAAACGTAAAAATAAACCCTTTGTGGCAATTAACTGTGCAGCTCTTCCCCAAACCCTGCTTGAAAGCGAGCTCTTTGGTTATGAAAAAGGTGCATTTACGGGTGCACTGAAGCAGAAAAAGGGCAAATTTGAACAAGCTAATGAGGGAACAATATTTCTTGATGAGATAGGTGAAATGAATATTCAAACCCAGAGCAAACTGTTAAGGGTCCTCCAGGAAAGGGAATACGAAAGGGTGGGCGGGCTTGAAACAATAAAAATAGATATCAGGGTGATAACCGCAACAAACAGGGACCTTGAAGAGGCTATAAAAGCAGGCGATTTCCGCGAAGACCTGTATTACAGAATAAATGTAATACCGATTCACATACCGCCTTTAAGGGAAAGAAGGGAAGACATACCCCTGCTTGCCGAGTATTTTTTAAAAAAATTTAATGTAGATTACAAAAAGAATATTGAATTAATATCGATGGAAGTTATCGACATATTTATGGAATACGATTGGCCCGGTAATATCAGAGAGCTGAAAAATGTAATTGAGAGGGCCGTTGCTATTGCAGAACCGGATGTCGATATTTTAATGCCGCACCACTTACGGCCTCAACTAATTTGTCCAAAAAAGGAAAAGGACCTTTTAGAGATACAGGACGGATTGAGTTTAGCGGAGTTTGAAAAATACTATATATATAATACTTTAAAGAAGGTTAACTGGAATAAATCTAAAGCTGCTCAAATTTTAGGTATAAACAGGCAGACCCTGTATAATAAGATGAGAGAATTAAGTATTGAAAACAAAAAAAGGGAGTGCAGATGA
- a CDS encoding DUF4387 domain-containing protein translates to MLAKKLKYKKLVDLAKTIRSKNAGPDLITFDIIFRQKEDYELVKRSGVINKKTISELFNIDESRITDLVEFDPANAIKFTIARKLPSGSPGESDTFGSQQYAPLYDLEIPV, encoded by the coding sequence ATGCTTGCAAAAAAGCTAAAATATAAAAAATTGGTAGATTTAGCAAAAACCATAAGAAGCAAAAATGCAGGCCCGGATTTAATTACCTTTGATATTATCTTTAGGCAAAAAGAAGATTACGAGCTCGTTAAGAGAAGCGGGGTTATAAATAAAAAAACAATATCCGAATTATTTAATATTGATGAATCCAGGATAACGGATTTAGTGGAATTTGATCCGGCAAATGCCATAAAATTTACAATAGCCCGCAAACTCCCGAGCGGGAGCCCGGGCGAAAGCGATACCTTTGGGTCGCAACAATATGCTCCATTATATGATTTAGAGATACCAGTTTAA
- a CDS encoding sodium:solute symporter family protein: MSLQLILILFYLMLTVAIGVYAKKKSNSASSFHGAGLGVLMCVAAGTGEWLGGTSTTGVSEYGYLFGLSGAWYTISNGIGLIVLALFFAKLYRSLETVTVPGIIEKFIGVNARIVSSILLTFVMLAVGTAQIIAAGTLGVTVLGLDYTTSVIILGIGFIVYTLAGGMVAVGYTNTVHLIAMYGGVLLAIIISLLDIGGLNAVRSSLPAEQYFNMTSIGIPKVSSWITASILGACTAQAGIQPILAAKDVHVAKKSAVITAFIVAPFGLFTALLGIISKIKYPGIENAKLALPTLMMNLNPIAGGIVLASIMAAILSTVSPIILASGTMITKDIYHRVFKTDASDDQLLFVSRLTTGVAGLICIILAVIMYGSTRILDMVYFAYTLRGAIFVVLLLGIYWKKTSEKGAVYAMIITALVGFFWIIHKAVLGYYPVHRMLTETYASIIAAFVSTVVFSLVFRRNTKINQCQYKDHI, from the coding sequence ATGTCACTGCAGTTGATATTGATACTTTTTTATTTAATGCTAACTGTTGCAATAGGTGTATACGCTAAAAAAAAGTCGAATTCGGCGAGTTCATTTCACGGTGCCGGTTTAGGAGTGCTGATGTGTGTTGCTGCCGGAACAGGGGAATGGCTCGGAGGCACTTCTACAACAGGGGTTTCTGAGTACGGGTACTTATTCGGTTTGTCTGGTGCATGGTACACAATCTCAAACGGGATCGGTTTAATAGTACTGGCTCTCTTTTTTGCCAAACTTTACAGGAGTCTGGAGACTGTTACCGTCCCGGGGATAATAGAAAAATTCATCGGAGTTAATGCCCGGATCGTTTCGAGTATACTTTTAACATTTGTTATGCTGGCTGTAGGTACGGCTCAAATAATAGCAGCCGGCACATTGGGAGTCACTGTATTGGGCCTTGATTATACTACATCAGTAATCATTTTAGGTATAGGGTTTATAGTATATACCCTTGCAGGGGGAATGGTAGCGGTAGGTTACACCAACACGGTTCATTTGATCGCTATGTACGGAGGAGTACTGCTCGCTATTATTATCAGCCTTTTAGATATTGGCGGCTTGAATGCAGTCAGGTCATCGCTCCCTGCAGAACAGTATTTTAATATGACATCAATCGGTATACCTAAAGTGTCTTCATGGATTACAGCTTCAATTCTCGGAGCGTGCACCGCCCAGGCGGGAATCCAACCGATACTTGCTGCTAAGGATGTGCATGTGGCAAAAAAATCGGCGGTTATTACTGCTTTTATAGTAGCCCCATTCGGTTTATTTACCGCTCTACTTGGAATTATCTCTAAAATAAAGTATCCCGGAATAGAAAACGCTAAACTTGCCCTACCGACACTTATGATGAATTTAAATCCCATAGCGGGCGGAATAGTCCTGGCGTCAATAATGGCGGCAATACTTTCAACGGTTTCACCTATAATACTGGCTTCGGGAACAATGATTACAAAAGATATCTATCACAGGGTCTTTAAAACTGACGCGTCAGACGATCAGCTGCTGTTTGTATCAAGGCTGACAACCGGGGTAGCTGGGCTGATATGCATTATATTAGCCGTAATAATGTACGGGAGCACAAGGATACTCGATATGGTATACTTCGCCTATACCCTGAGGGGGGCAATATTCGTTGTGCTGCTGTTGGGCATTTACTGGAAAAAAACATCAGAAAAGGGTGCCGTTTATGCAATGATAATAACTGCTTTAGTGGGTTTCTTTTGGATAATTCACAAAGCTGTGCTCGGTTATTATCCCGTACACAGAATGCTGACAGAAACGTACGCTTCCATTATAGCAGCTTTCGTGAGTACGGTTGTTTTTAGTCTTGTTTTTCGCAGAAATACTAAAATTAATCAGTGCCAGTATAAGGATCACATCTAG